Proteins from a genomic interval of Caulobacter rhizosphaerae:
- a CDS encoding peptidylprolyl isomerase — translation MSADLENTLILTLETGPVTIKMRPDLAPGHVDRIKELVREGFYDGVVFHRVIPGFMAQGGDPTGTGRGGSAKPDIKAEFSKEPHVRGVCSMARTPDPNSANSQFFIVFDDATFLDNQYTVWGQVVEGMENVDSLPTGEPPRNPGKILSAKIAADA, via the coding sequence ATGTCGGCCGACCTCGAAAACACCCTGATCCTGACGCTTGAGACCGGCCCGGTCACGATCAAGATGCGTCCCGACCTGGCCCCTGGGCACGTGGACCGCATCAAGGAACTGGTCCGCGAAGGCTTCTATGACGGCGTCGTCTTCCACCGCGTGATCCCGGGTTTCATGGCCCAGGGCGGCGACCCGACCGGCACCGGCCGCGGCGGTTCGGCCAAGCCGGACATCAAGGCCGAGTTCTCCAAGGAGCCGCACGTGCGCGGCGTCTGCTCGATGGCCCGCACCCCCGATCCGAACTCGGCCAACAGCCAGTTCTTCATCGTGTTCGACGACGCCACCTTCCTGGACAACCAGTACACCGTCTGGGGCCAGGTGGTCGAAGGCATGGAGAACGTCGATTCCCTGCCGACCGGCGAGCCGCCGCGCAACCCGGGCAAGATCCTCAGCGCCAAGATCGCCGCCGACGCCTGA